Proteins found in one Pseudochaenichthys georgianus chromosome 13, fPseGeo1.2, whole genome shotgun sequence genomic segment:
- the LOC117457139 gene encoding alpha-2-macroglobulin-P isoform X2: MAPPPVLLMLAVVIASALVQTATSATLDGTIFAVTVSSQVRGGKQETLCAHIHGPTKPVNLTITLEMGPGKTTILEQAVDKDFYHCLNFQVPTVRHRTVASINVNIMGEGVSMSKKTKILIERPAFIHIIQTDKPIYKPGQTVQFRVVSMDSNFIPVARLYKVVELQDPNSNRIAQWLDRNLVSGILDIAHPVIPEAVQGSYVITATTDQGEQISHSFDIKEYVLPKYEVKVELPNVISILDREATLKICGKYTYGKPVVGSVKAVFCKIASQMYWFTSKREKHICKTYELTTDKAGCATQTVNLAVFRLNRNMNDGTFELNAELEEYGTGVILAGTGRTSFSAIVRTVTFEDVPEAYKPGILFEGKVKVIGPDNKAVANEAVYVSAGNSQGVTLTTGTNGKASFSFDTALWKDNVNLQARSRKTEVSEPYVADVRRPEYRTAYHNVIAFYSKSSSFLKLMQVNGKLACDKDATVRAQYIIQGAELKNGQEILQFFYLVMSRGGIVQHGSLPVAVQAGIVNKGELSVPLRQVTNLAPFAQVVVYTVMPKGELVADSMDFPIRLCLNNKVSLRFSSLQELPAEKTTLTLQAHPGSMCSVRAIDQSVLLLQKEQELTVDSVYSQLPVQKLSGYSYELVDAESDPCKLLPEDEIEIIEPEPELELAPDVEPASRAKRSFYFPEDDQKNDVYNIFKGIGIKIVTNSDVRKPYDCDPGVYYTDMDLPFDDHMPTEADGAGDEDVPDIETVKMNKKTIRTYFPETWIWELVSVGDSGSVNVEKTVPDTITKWAAGAFCVSSVGFGVAPNAALVAFQPFFVSLTLPYSVIRGEVFTLKATVFNYLSKCIMVNIALADSDQYTSRNCDGCQYSVCLCGEESRTFSWIVTPTALGQVNLKVSAEAMKTDILCGNEVATVPDMGSIDTVVRTLLVEAEGTPQMVSHNALLCPAEGPVEKKISLLMPEMFVAGSARASVSVLGDLMGRAMKNLDKLLAMPYGCGEQNMVLFAPNIFILNYLKSTEQLTKDIQEKATRFLESGYQRELTYKHDDGSYSAFGKSDESGNTWLTSFVMKSFGGAKPYIFVEDKHIQEARSWLSKLQRPDGCIRSVGKLFHNGMKGGVSDDVSLTAYITAAMLELDTNTSDPVVQRCLSCLKASVDSQLENLYTTALLSYTFTLAGDEETRSKLITYLNQKSNTQGGSRHWDRAGASGKGLDSLEVEMTSYVLLALLSGPALPDFGLDYSSSIVRWLAQQQNPYGGFSSTQDTVVALQALAKYGAATYSAEGSTAVTVTSLGGLNTEFRVDQSNRLLYQEQKLSEVPGEYTVRAQGQSCVMAQISMHYNIPPPPDFSAFNITTNTMTKCNINRPQLILFVHVRYQGRREETNMVIINIKLLSGYILDKSSLELLKSDRSVKRVDLDEGYINIYLDGLKKDEMLIYSVTLEEDVPVRNLKPAVVKVYDYYQTSDEAVTEYCSPCAESDVINEL; encoded by the exons ATGGCACCGCCACCTGTGCTGCTAATGCTCGCGGTCGTCATCGCATCAGCGCTCGTGCAAACTGCAACATCGGCCACTCTCGATGGAAC TATCTTTGCAGTGACTGTGAGCTCCCAGGTGAGAGGAGGGAAACAGGAGACCCTGTGTGCTCACATCCATGGCCCAACGAAGCCCGTCAATTTGACCATCACCCTCGAGATGGGCCCCGGCAAAACCACCATACTCGAGCAGGCTGTTGACAAGGACTTCTATCACTGCTTAAACTTCCAg GTCCCCACAGTGCGTCACAGAACTGTGGCATCCATTAATGTCAATATTATGGGTGAGGGTGTCTCGATGAGCAAGAAAACCAAAATCCTGATTGAGCGTCCTGCTTTCATCCACATCATCCAGACTGATAAACCCATCTACAAACCTGGACAGACAG tccaattccgagtcgtCTCGATGGATTCCAATTTCATTCCTGTAGCCCGACTG TACAAAGTGGTGGAGCTCCAG GATCCCAATTCAAATCGCATTGCTCAGTGGTTGGATAGGAACCTTGTTAGCGGTATCCTTGATATTGCCCACCCCGTAATTCCTGAGGCGGTTCAGGGAAGCTACGTGATCACTGCCACAACGGACCAAGGAGAGCAAATATCCCACAGCTTCGACATCAAGGAATACG TTTTGCCCAAATATGAGGTAAAGGTTGAATTACCCAATGTGATCTCCATCCTGGACCGGGAGGCAACGCTAAAGATTTGTGGAAA ATACACCTATGGGAAACCAGTTGTCGGTTCAGTCAAGGCAGTTTTTTGCAAAATTGCTTCCCAAATGTACTGGTTTACAAGTAAAAGGGAAAAACATATCTGCAAGACTTATGAACTGACG ACTGACAAAGCTGGCTGTGCTACACAAACTGTGAACTTGGCGGTGTTTCGACTCAACAGGAACATGAACGATGGCACCTTTGAGCTGAATGCAGAATTGGAGGAGTACGGCACAG GAGTCATTCTTGCAGGCACTGGGCGCACCAGCTTCAGCGCTATTGTCAGAACTGTCACCTTCGAGGATGTGCCTGAAGCATACAAGCCTGGCATCTTGTTCGAGGGAAAA GTCAAAGTGATCGGTCCAGACAACAAAGCTGTCGCCAATGAGGCCGTGTATGTGTCTGCTGGCAACTCTCAAGGAGTAACGCTGACTACAGGCACGAATGGCAAGGCTTCATTTTCCTTTGACACCGCCCTCTGGAAGGACAATGTGAATCTACAG GCGCGATCCAGAAAGACGGAAGTGAGTGAGCCGTATGTGGCAGACGTGCGCAGACCAGAGTACAGGACTGCATACCACAACGTCATAGCATTTTACTCCAAGAGCAGTAGTTTCCTGAAACTCATGCAGGTGAACGGGAAGCTGGCTTGTGACAAAGATGCTACGGTGCGTGCTCAGTacataatccagggggcggagCTGAAGAACGGCCAGGAGATCCTCCAATTCTTTTACCTG GTGATGTCCAGGGGTGGAATTGTTCAGCATGGCAGTCTCCCAGTTGCTGTTCAAGCGGGAATTG TCAACAAAGGAGAGTTGTCTGTGCCACTGCGGCAGGTTACAAACCTGGCCCCTTTTGCCCAGGTGGTCGTGTATACTGTGATGCCCAAAGGGGAGCTTGTGGCAGATAGCATGGACTTCCCAATCAGGCTCTGCCTCAATAACAAG GTGTCTCTgaggttctcctctctccaggAGCTTCCAGCAGAGAAGACCACGCTCACCCTGCAGGCTCACCCAGGCTCCATGTGCTCCGTCAGAGCCATCGACCAGAGCGTCCTGCTGCTGCAGAAAGAGCAGGAACTCACTGTTGACTCG GTGTACAGCCAGTTGCCTGTGCAAAAGCTCTCAGGATACAGCTATGAGCTTGTAGACGCTGAGTCCGATCCCTGCAAGCTTCTGCCAGAGGATGAAATCGAGATAAtagaaccagaaccagaactGGAGCTTGCCCCTGACGTAGAGCCAGCTAGTCGAGCAAAGCGCTCATTCTACTTTCCAGAGGACGATCAGAAGAATGACGTTTACAACATTTTTAAA GGAATAGGGATCAAAATTGTGACCAACTCCGATGTTAGAAAACCTTATGACTGCGATCCAGGGGTCTATTACACCG ACATGGATCTACCTTTCGATGACCACATGCCAA CAGAAGCAGACGGAGCAGGGGACGAGGATGTGCCAGACATTGAGACGGTCAAAATGAACAAGAAGACTATTAGAACATACTTCCCTGAGACCTGGATCTGGGAACTGGTTTCTGTTGG AGACAGTGGCTCAGTGAACGTGGAGAAGACGGTCCCTGACACCATCACTAAGTGGGCAGCTGGAGCGTTCTGCGTCTCGTCCGTGGGCTTCGGCGTGGCGCCCAACGCAGCGCTTGTCGCCTTCCAGCCGTTCTTTGTCAGTCTCACCCTGCCCTACTCAGTCATCCGAGGGGAGGTGTTTACACTCAAAGCAACAGTCTTCAACTATCTCTCCAAGTGCATTATG GTTAATATCGCTCTGGCTGATTCCGACCAGTACACCTCCAGAAACTGCGACGGTTGCCAgtacagtgtgtgtttgtgcggagAGGAGAGCAGGACCTTCTCGTGGATTGTAACTCCAACCGCCCTAG GTCAGGTGAATCTGAAGGTCAGCGCTGAAGCCATGAAGACTGACATACTGTGTGGCAACGAGGTGGCAACTGTCCCCGACATGGGCAGCATCGACACGGTGGTCCGCACCCTGCTGGTGGAG GCTGAAGGAACACCACAGATGGTCAGTCATAACGCTCTCCTCTGTCCTGcag AGGGGCCTGTGGAGAAGAAGATTTCCCTTCTGATGCCCGAGATGTTTGTGGCTGGTTCAGCCAGGGCCTCTGTCTCTGTACTGG GGGACCTGATGGGCCGGGCCATGAAGAACCTGGACAAGCTCCTGGCCATGCCGTACGGCTGCGGGGAGCAGAACATGGTGCTGTTTGCGCCCAACATCTTCATCCTCAACTACCTGAAAAGCACAGAACAGCTGACCAAGGACATTCAGGAGAAAGCCACGCGCTTCCTAGAGAGCG GATATCAGAGGGAGCTTACCTACAAGCACGATGACGGCTCCTACAGCGCCTTCGGAAAGAGCGATGAGTCTGGAAACACCTG GCTGACTTCTTTCGTGATGAAGTCCTTTGGCGGGGCGAAACCGTACATCTTTGTGGAAGACAAGCACATTCAAGAAGCCCGGAGCTGGCTCTCCAAACTCCAGCGGCCTGACGGCTGCATCAGATCTGTGGGGAAACTCTTCCACAACGGCATGAAG GGAGGAGTGAGTGACGATGTGTCTCTGACGGCCTACATCACAGCTGCCATGCTGGAGCTCGACACAAACACCTCG GACCCCGTGGTGCAGAGGTGCTTGAGCTGTCTGAAGGCATCAGTGGACTCCCAGCTAGAAAACCTGTACACCACCGCGCTGCTGTCCTACACCTTCACTCTGGCTGGAGACGAGGAGACGAGGAGCAAACTCATCACTTACCTGAACCAGAAGTCCAACACGCAGG GCGGCTCCCGTCACTGGGACAGAGCCGGGGCTTCTGGGAAAGGCCTGGACTCTCTGGAGGTGGAGATGACCTCCTACGTCCTGCTGGCTCTGCTCTCCGGTCCGGCCCTGCCAGACTTCGGTCTGGATTACTCCTCCAGCATCGTGCGCTGGCTGGCCCAGCAGCAGAACCCGTACGGGGGCTTCTCTTCCACACAG GACACGGTGGTGGCCCTCCAGGCCCTGGCTAAGTACGGCGCGGCCACCTACAGCGCGGAGGGCAGCACGGCGGTGACGGTGACGTCTCTGGGAGGCCTGAACACAGAGTTCAGAGTGGATCAGAGCAACAGGCTGCTCTACCAGGAGCAGAAGCTGAGCGAGGTCCCCGGAGAATACACCGTCAGGGCCCAGGGCCAGAGCTGCGTCATGGCACAG ATCTCCATGCACTACAACATCCCCCCTCCCCCCGACTTCTCTGCCTTCAACATCACCACCAACACCATGACCAAGTGCAACATCAACAGGCCGCAGCTCATCCTCTTTGTGCATGTcag gtacCAGGGCAGGAGAGAGGAAACCAACATGGTGATCATCAACATCAAGCTGCTGTCTGGATACATTCTGGATAAGAGCTCCCTGGAGCTG CTGAAGAGCGACCGCTCAGTGAAGCGTGTGGATCTTGACGAAGGATACATAAACATCTACTTAGACGGG TTGAAAAAGGATGAGATGCTGATATACAGTGTGACACTGGAGGAGGATGTTCCTGTCAGGAATCTGAAACCAGCTGTGGTCAAAGTCTACGATTACTACCAGACAA GTGATGAGGCGGTCACAGAGTACTGCTCCCCCTGTGCAGAGA GTGACGTCATCAACGAGCTGTAA
- the LOC117457139 gene encoding alpha-2-macroglobulin-P isoform X1: protein MAPPPVLLMLAVVIASALVQTATSATLDGTIFAVTVSSQVRGGKQETLCAHIHGPTKPVNLTITLEMGPGKTTILEQAVDKDFYHCLNFQVPTVRHRTVASINVNIMGEGVSMSKKTKILIERPAFIHIIQTDKPIYKPGQTVQFRVVSMDSNFIPVARLYKVVELQDPNSNRIAQWLDRNLVSGILDIAHPVIPEAVQGSYVITATTDQGEQISHSFDIKEYVLPKYEVKVELPNVISILDREATLKICGKYTYGKPVVGSVKAVFCKIASQMYWFTSKREKHICKTYELTTDKAGCATQTVNLAVFRLNRNMNDGTFELNAELEEYGTGVILAGTGRTSFSAIVRTVTFEDVPEAYKPGILFEGKVKVIGPDNKAVANEAVYVSAGNSQGVTLTTGTNGKASFSFDTALWKDNVNLQARSRKTEVSEPYVADVRRPEYRTAYHNVIAFYSKSSSFLKLMQVNGKLACDKDATVRAQYIIQGAELKNGQEILQFFYLVMSRGGIVQHGSLPVAVQAGIVNKGELSVPLRQVTNLAPFAQVVVYTVMPKGELVADSMDFPIRLCLNNKVSLRFSSLQELPAEKTTLTLQAHPGSMCSVRAIDQSVLLLQKEQELTVDSVYSQLPVQKLSGYSYELVDAESDPCKLLPEDEIEIIEPEPELELAPDVEPASRAKRSFYFPEDDQKNDVYNIFKGIGIKIVTNSDVRKPYDCDPGVYYTDMDLPFDDHMPKVFSAQAAEADGAGDEDVPDIETVKMNKKTIRTYFPETWIWELVSVGDSGSVNVEKTVPDTITKWAAGAFCVSSVGFGVAPNAALVAFQPFFVSLTLPYSVIRGEVFTLKATVFNYLSKCIMVNIALADSDQYTSRNCDGCQYSVCLCGEESRTFSWIVTPTALGQVNLKVSAEAMKTDILCGNEVATVPDMGSIDTVVRTLLVEAEGTPQMVSHNALLCPAEGPVEKKISLLMPEMFVAGSARASVSVLGDLMGRAMKNLDKLLAMPYGCGEQNMVLFAPNIFILNYLKSTEQLTKDIQEKATRFLESGYQRELTYKHDDGSYSAFGKSDESGNTWLTSFVMKSFGGAKPYIFVEDKHIQEARSWLSKLQRPDGCIRSVGKLFHNGMKGGVSDDVSLTAYITAAMLELDTNTSDPVVQRCLSCLKASVDSQLENLYTTALLSYTFTLAGDEETRSKLITYLNQKSNTQGGSRHWDRAGASGKGLDSLEVEMTSYVLLALLSGPALPDFGLDYSSSIVRWLAQQQNPYGGFSSTQDTVVALQALAKYGAATYSAEGSTAVTVTSLGGLNTEFRVDQSNRLLYQEQKLSEVPGEYTVRAQGQSCVMAQISMHYNIPPPPDFSAFNITTNTMTKCNINRPQLILFVHVRYQGRREETNMVIINIKLLSGYILDKSSLELLKSDRSVKRVDLDEGYINIYLDGLKKDEMLIYSVTLEEDVPVRNLKPAVVKVYDYYQTSDEAVTEYCSPCAESDVINEL from the exons ATGGCACCGCCACCTGTGCTGCTAATGCTCGCGGTCGTCATCGCATCAGCGCTCGTGCAAACTGCAACATCGGCCACTCTCGATGGAAC TATCTTTGCAGTGACTGTGAGCTCCCAGGTGAGAGGAGGGAAACAGGAGACCCTGTGTGCTCACATCCATGGCCCAACGAAGCCCGTCAATTTGACCATCACCCTCGAGATGGGCCCCGGCAAAACCACCATACTCGAGCAGGCTGTTGACAAGGACTTCTATCACTGCTTAAACTTCCAg GTCCCCACAGTGCGTCACAGAACTGTGGCATCCATTAATGTCAATATTATGGGTGAGGGTGTCTCGATGAGCAAGAAAACCAAAATCCTGATTGAGCGTCCTGCTTTCATCCACATCATCCAGACTGATAAACCCATCTACAAACCTGGACAGACAG tccaattccgagtcgtCTCGATGGATTCCAATTTCATTCCTGTAGCCCGACTG TACAAAGTGGTGGAGCTCCAG GATCCCAATTCAAATCGCATTGCTCAGTGGTTGGATAGGAACCTTGTTAGCGGTATCCTTGATATTGCCCACCCCGTAATTCCTGAGGCGGTTCAGGGAAGCTACGTGATCACTGCCACAACGGACCAAGGAGAGCAAATATCCCACAGCTTCGACATCAAGGAATACG TTTTGCCCAAATATGAGGTAAAGGTTGAATTACCCAATGTGATCTCCATCCTGGACCGGGAGGCAACGCTAAAGATTTGTGGAAA ATACACCTATGGGAAACCAGTTGTCGGTTCAGTCAAGGCAGTTTTTTGCAAAATTGCTTCCCAAATGTACTGGTTTACAAGTAAAAGGGAAAAACATATCTGCAAGACTTATGAACTGACG ACTGACAAAGCTGGCTGTGCTACACAAACTGTGAACTTGGCGGTGTTTCGACTCAACAGGAACATGAACGATGGCACCTTTGAGCTGAATGCAGAATTGGAGGAGTACGGCACAG GAGTCATTCTTGCAGGCACTGGGCGCACCAGCTTCAGCGCTATTGTCAGAACTGTCACCTTCGAGGATGTGCCTGAAGCATACAAGCCTGGCATCTTGTTCGAGGGAAAA GTCAAAGTGATCGGTCCAGACAACAAAGCTGTCGCCAATGAGGCCGTGTATGTGTCTGCTGGCAACTCTCAAGGAGTAACGCTGACTACAGGCACGAATGGCAAGGCTTCATTTTCCTTTGACACCGCCCTCTGGAAGGACAATGTGAATCTACAG GCGCGATCCAGAAAGACGGAAGTGAGTGAGCCGTATGTGGCAGACGTGCGCAGACCAGAGTACAGGACTGCATACCACAACGTCATAGCATTTTACTCCAAGAGCAGTAGTTTCCTGAAACTCATGCAGGTGAACGGGAAGCTGGCTTGTGACAAAGATGCTACGGTGCGTGCTCAGTacataatccagggggcggagCTGAAGAACGGCCAGGAGATCCTCCAATTCTTTTACCTG GTGATGTCCAGGGGTGGAATTGTTCAGCATGGCAGTCTCCCAGTTGCTGTTCAAGCGGGAATTG TCAACAAAGGAGAGTTGTCTGTGCCACTGCGGCAGGTTACAAACCTGGCCCCTTTTGCCCAGGTGGTCGTGTATACTGTGATGCCCAAAGGGGAGCTTGTGGCAGATAGCATGGACTTCCCAATCAGGCTCTGCCTCAATAACAAG GTGTCTCTgaggttctcctctctccaggAGCTTCCAGCAGAGAAGACCACGCTCACCCTGCAGGCTCACCCAGGCTCCATGTGCTCCGTCAGAGCCATCGACCAGAGCGTCCTGCTGCTGCAGAAAGAGCAGGAACTCACTGTTGACTCG GTGTACAGCCAGTTGCCTGTGCAAAAGCTCTCAGGATACAGCTATGAGCTTGTAGACGCTGAGTCCGATCCCTGCAAGCTTCTGCCAGAGGATGAAATCGAGATAAtagaaccagaaccagaactGGAGCTTGCCCCTGACGTAGAGCCAGCTAGTCGAGCAAAGCGCTCATTCTACTTTCCAGAGGACGATCAGAAGAATGACGTTTACAACATTTTTAAA GGAATAGGGATCAAAATTGTGACCAACTCCGATGTTAGAAAACCTTATGACTGCGATCCAGGGGTCTATTACACCG ACATGGATCTACCTTTCGATGACCACATGCCAA AGGTATTTTCGGCCCAAGCAGCAGAAGCAGACGGAGCAGGGGACGAGGATGTGCCAGACATTGAGACGGTCAAAATGAACAAGAAGACTATTAGAACATACTTCCCTGAGACCTGGATCTGGGAACTGGTTTCTGTTGG AGACAGTGGCTCAGTGAACGTGGAGAAGACGGTCCCTGACACCATCACTAAGTGGGCAGCTGGAGCGTTCTGCGTCTCGTCCGTGGGCTTCGGCGTGGCGCCCAACGCAGCGCTTGTCGCCTTCCAGCCGTTCTTTGTCAGTCTCACCCTGCCCTACTCAGTCATCCGAGGGGAGGTGTTTACACTCAAAGCAACAGTCTTCAACTATCTCTCCAAGTGCATTATG GTTAATATCGCTCTGGCTGATTCCGACCAGTACACCTCCAGAAACTGCGACGGTTGCCAgtacagtgtgtgtttgtgcggagAGGAGAGCAGGACCTTCTCGTGGATTGTAACTCCAACCGCCCTAG GTCAGGTGAATCTGAAGGTCAGCGCTGAAGCCATGAAGACTGACATACTGTGTGGCAACGAGGTGGCAACTGTCCCCGACATGGGCAGCATCGACACGGTGGTCCGCACCCTGCTGGTGGAG GCTGAAGGAACACCACAGATGGTCAGTCATAACGCTCTCCTCTGTCCTGcag AGGGGCCTGTGGAGAAGAAGATTTCCCTTCTGATGCCCGAGATGTTTGTGGCTGGTTCAGCCAGGGCCTCTGTCTCTGTACTGG GGGACCTGATGGGCCGGGCCATGAAGAACCTGGACAAGCTCCTGGCCATGCCGTACGGCTGCGGGGAGCAGAACATGGTGCTGTTTGCGCCCAACATCTTCATCCTCAACTACCTGAAAAGCACAGAACAGCTGACCAAGGACATTCAGGAGAAAGCCACGCGCTTCCTAGAGAGCG GATATCAGAGGGAGCTTACCTACAAGCACGATGACGGCTCCTACAGCGCCTTCGGAAAGAGCGATGAGTCTGGAAACACCTG GCTGACTTCTTTCGTGATGAAGTCCTTTGGCGGGGCGAAACCGTACATCTTTGTGGAAGACAAGCACATTCAAGAAGCCCGGAGCTGGCTCTCCAAACTCCAGCGGCCTGACGGCTGCATCAGATCTGTGGGGAAACTCTTCCACAACGGCATGAAG GGAGGAGTGAGTGACGATGTGTCTCTGACGGCCTACATCACAGCTGCCATGCTGGAGCTCGACACAAACACCTCG GACCCCGTGGTGCAGAGGTGCTTGAGCTGTCTGAAGGCATCAGTGGACTCCCAGCTAGAAAACCTGTACACCACCGCGCTGCTGTCCTACACCTTCACTCTGGCTGGAGACGAGGAGACGAGGAGCAAACTCATCACTTACCTGAACCAGAAGTCCAACACGCAGG GCGGCTCCCGTCACTGGGACAGAGCCGGGGCTTCTGGGAAAGGCCTGGACTCTCTGGAGGTGGAGATGACCTCCTACGTCCTGCTGGCTCTGCTCTCCGGTCCGGCCCTGCCAGACTTCGGTCTGGATTACTCCTCCAGCATCGTGCGCTGGCTGGCCCAGCAGCAGAACCCGTACGGGGGCTTCTCTTCCACACAG GACACGGTGGTGGCCCTCCAGGCCCTGGCTAAGTACGGCGCGGCCACCTACAGCGCGGAGGGCAGCACGGCGGTGACGGTGACGTCTCTGGGAGGCCTGAACACAGAGTTCAGAGTGGATCAGAGCAACAGGCTGCTCTACCAGGAGCAGAAGCTGAGCGAGGTCCCCGGAGAATACACCGTCAGGGCCCAGGGCCAGAGCTGCGTCATGGCACAG ATCTCCATGCACTACAACATCCCCCCTCCCCCCGACTTCTCTGCCTTCAACATCACCACCAACACCATGACCAAGTGCAACATCAACAGGCCGCAGCTCATCCTCTTTGTGCATGTcag gtacCAGGGCAGGAGAGAGGAAACCAACATGGTGATCATCAACATCAAGCTGCTGTCTGGATACATTCTGGATAAGAGCTCCCTGGAGCTG CTGAAGAGCGACCGCTCAGTGAAGCGTGTGGATCTTGACGAAGGATACATAAACATCTACTTAGACGGG TTGAAAAAGGATGAGATGCTGATATACAGTGTGACACTGGAGGAGGATGTTCCTGTCAGGAATCTGAAACCAGCTGTGGTCAAAGTCTACGATTACTACCAGACAA GTGATGAGGCGGTCACAGAGTACTGCTCCCCCTGTGCAGAGA GTGACGTCATCAACGAGCTGTAA